From the Deinococcus arcticus genome, one window contains:
- a CDS encoding IPT/TIG domain-containing protein, whose protein sequence is MAYKPTGRSFRLLGIMTLFLGLAQAQVTYTYDTLGRLISVTDPSGATARYQYDAVGNILSITRYGAGQLAIFDLTPKKEMAGLTVTLQGTGFSGTPSQNMVKFGGVQGTVESASPNRLVVRIPAGAITGELTVQVGTTTASAGVFTVIPRQDATLSTMAAKPGELITLTAVNATFSEPDLQVRFNGGQPIAPVSVTETTLQVKVPAAFTDGPVTIRPLAKVVS, encoded by the coding sequence GTGGCTTACAAACCAACAGGTCGGTCATTCCGGCTGCTGGGCATTATGACGCTGTTTCTGGGGCTTGCCCAAGCACAGGTGACCTACACCTATGACACTCTGGGCCGGCTGATCTCTGTGACCGACCCTTCCGGTGCCACAGCGCGGTATCAGTACGACGCTGTGGGGAATATTCTCTCGATCACGCGCTATGGGGCTGGCCAACTCGCCATCTTTGATCTGACGCCGAAGAAGGAAATGGCCGGCCTGACCGTGACGCTTCAGGGCACTGGTTTCAGCGGGACGCCCAGTCAGAACATGGTGAAGTTCGGTGGGGTTCAGGGCACGGTCGAATCTGCCAGCCCGAATAGACTTGTGGTCAGAATTCCTGCTGGAGCAATCACGGGTGAGTTGACTGTCCAGGTGGGCACAACCACCGCTTCGGCAGGAGTGTTCACAGTGATTCCCCGCCAAGATGCGACGCTCTCCACGATGGCAGCCAAGCCAGGTGAGCTGATCACCCTGACCGCCGTCAATGCGACCTTCAGTGAGCCGGACCTGCAGGTTCGCTTTAACGGGGGCCAGCCTATCGCACCGGTCAGCGTGACGGAAACGACGCTGCAAGTGAAGGTGCCAGCTGCCTTTACGGACGGTCCAGTCACAATTAGACCTCTTGCGAAAGTCGTGAGCTAA
- a CDS encoding cytochrome-c peroxidase, whose amino-acid sequence MITAPFVTVNAPQLGLPPLRPISQAQVQLGQAIFFSPSASADARISCASCHDPQQAFADGRPVARGVQGLLGTRNSPSLKNAAWTQPLMWDGRRATLEDQVMHPFTTAREHGMTSTAQAIEALNSDPAVQRVAQRALNEMEVKTALTAFITSLARGNSAFDRMMYAGQAGALTPEQKRGFELFKKTGCIACHATQAGYATFTDGQYHYTHQLSVIAPLDLAARLKQARQIQPADLDEVVTQQPELAVLGRFLVTQDKHDIGAMKTPSLRDAARTAPYFHDGSTQTLDAAVRQELAYRSAQTGAPITLDDQEIQAIVRFIESLNSGN is encoded by the coding sequence GTGATCACCGCGCCCTTCGTGACAGTCAACGCGCCTCAATTGGGCTTACCACCGTTGCGACCCATTAGCCAGGCGCAGGTTCAACTCGGACAGGCCATTTTCTTTTCGCCGTCGGCCAGCGCAGACGCCCGCATCAGTTGCGCGTCCTGTCACGATCCACAGCAGGCGTTCGCCGATGGCCGGCCAGTGGCCCGTGGTGTTCAGGGACTTCTGGGCACCCGGAATTCACCGAGCCTCAAAAACGCGGCATGGACGCAGCCACTCATGTGGGATGGTCGGCGGGCCACACTGGAAGACCAGGTCATGCACCCCTTCACGACAGCCCGGGAGCACGGCATGACGTCTACGGCGCAGGCGATCGAAGCCCTGAACAGTGATCCTGCCGTACAACGGGTGGCGCAGCGAGCACTCAACGAGATGGAGGTCAAAACGGCGCTGACGGCATTCATCACCTCACTCGCCCGGGGCAACAGCGCCTTTGACCGAATGATGTACGCCGGGCAGGCAGGTGCATTAACGCCCGAGCAAAAAAGAGGATTTGAGCTCTTCAAAAAGACAGGCTGTATCGCCTGCCATGCCACCCAAGCGGGGTACGCCACCTTCACGGATGGGCAGTACCACTACACGCACCAACTGTCCGTGATTGCCCCACTTGACCTGGCCGCACGTCTCAAACAGGCCAGGCAGATTCAACCTGCAGACCTCGACGAGGTGGTGACGCAGCAGCCTGAGCTTGCAGTGCTGGGCCGCTTCCTGGTCACGCAGGACAAGCACGACATTGGCGCCATGAAGACGCCCAGTCTCCGGGACGCGGCCCGAACCGCACCCTACTTCCACGACGGCAGCACACAGACCCTGGACGCGGCGGTTCGCCAGGAACTCGCCTACCGGTCTGCCCAGACCGGAGCGCCCATTACGCTGGATGACCAGGAGATCCAGGCGATTGTTCGCTTCATTGAATCGTTGAATTCAGGCAATTAG
- a CDS encoding cation:proton antiporter — MSLLDLSTLLVCVTAGLAFVNARFLKLPASIGVTVGGLLLSLMLLGLVALRVPFALSAVETVRGIEFDDFVFQGVLSFLLFAGALGVNSHALWGLRGPVMSFALLSTALSIALVGGALYGLLGLFNLDVPLVYCLLFGALISPTDPVAVLGMLKQAKVPKRIETLVAGESLFNDGVGVVAFAVLAGIAAAGSGHGHGPDLNAVGVLGFFAQEAVGGLVLGGVLGYLAYLTLRAVSDFVVEMLVTLGLVLACTAVALHLHVSAPLAAVAAGLLVGSLTDRMPTALSSREKFDSFWHLIDELLNIFLFALLALELMVVRFTAQALLLGMLTIPLLLLIRTVSVQVPVFLLGKRHEFSPYTRRLMIWGGLRGAISVALAFTVPAGPVRDLFLVMTYVVVVFSIIVQGLTVGRLAARAGRQEPQAAA, encoded by the coding sequence ATGAGCCTGCTGGACCTGTCCACCCTGCTGGTGTGTGTCACTGCCGGACTGGCCTTCGTCAACGCCCGGTTCCTCAAGCTCCCCGCCTCCATCGGCGTCACGGTAGGTGGGCTGTTGCTGAGCCTGATGCTGCTCGGACTGGTGGCGTTGCGTGTGCCGTTTGCCTTATCCGCTGTGGAGACGGTGCGGGGCATTGAATTTGACGACTTCGTCTTCCAGGGCGTGCTGTCGTTCCTGTTGTTCGCGGGGGCACTGGGCGTGAACTCACATGCCCTGTGGGGTCTGCGCGGGCCAGTGATGTCGTTCGCGCTCCTGTCCACCGCCCTGTCCATTGCCCTGGTGGGTGGAGCGCTGTACGGCCTGCTGGGGCTGTTCAACCTGGACGTTCCTTTGGTGTACTGCCTGCTGTTTGGTGCCCTGATTTCCCCCACCGACCCGGTGGCCGTCCTGGGCATGCTCAAGCAGGCCAAAGTGCCCAAACGCATTGAAACGCTGGTGGCGGGGGAAAGTCTGTTCAACGACGGGGTGGGCGTGGTGGCCTTTGCCGTCCTGGCAGGTATTGCGGCGGCAGGAAGTGGGCACGGACATGGCCCAGACCTGAACGCTGTTGGCGTCCTGGGGTTCTTTGCGCAGGAAGCGGTTGGCGGACTGGTGTTGGGCGGGGTTCTGGGCTACCTGGCGTACCTGACGCTGCGGGCGGTGAGTGACTTCGTGGTGGAGATGCTCGTCACCCTCGGCCTGGTGCTGGCCTGCACGGCCGTGGCGCTGCACCTGCATGTTTCGGCGCCCCTCGCCGCGGTGGCGGCGGGCCTGCTGGTGGGTTCCCTGACGGACCGGATGCCCACGGCCCTCTCCAGCCGGGAGAAGTTCGACAGCTTCTGGCACCTGATCGATGAGCTGCTCAACATCTTCCTCTTTGCCCTGCTGGCACTGGAACTGATGGTCGTGCGCTTTACCGCTCAGGCCCTGCTGCTGGGTATGCTGACCATTCCGCTGCTGCTGTTGATCCGGACCGTCAGTGTGCAGGTGCCGGTCTTTCTGCTGGGCAAGCGGCATGAATTCTCGCCGTACACCCGCCGACTGATGATTTGGGGTGGCCTGCGTGGGGCGATCAGTGTGGCGCTGGCCTTTACGGTGCCAGCCGGCCCAGTCCGTGATCTGTTCCTGGTGATGACCTATGTCGTGGTGGTCTTCAGCATCATCGTGCAGGGTTTAACCGTCGGCCGTCTGGCTGCGCGGGCGGGGAGACAGGAGCCACAAGCAGCGGCTTGA
- a CDS encoding SLC13 family permease, whose protein sequence is MTDPHTADHPALLETLGLSLSDGTMTILAIALFVGTYALILMEKYVHRTVAALLGACAVMVVGLLSPEQAWGSIDFNTIFLLFGMMNIVNVLSRSGFFDLVARHAMVFTRGEPVRVLWTFSVLTAVFSAFLDNVTTVLFMAPVVVTVVTRLGLKPIPYLIAVILASNTGGTATLVGDPPNIIIGSVAGKGFGDFLTNVAPYAVVATVVGIALMHLLMRWRGHLNAEGSAHRLQQILSDNTPVKTNPKLMKQALGVFGLTLVLFMVGHPIGLEAGLVALTTSTFLLLIADLSPVELFEQVEWATLLFFMGLFIVVGALEHVGVFEQVATALTNTIDGNIGLGILLVGFSSAIISGFVDNIPFTISMASVLRELEGTLGPAMDPLWWALSLGACLGGNLTLIGASANIVVSDIAAREGHPLSFGRFMKYATPIALVTTTLALGLYYLVFMLTGAGQ, encoded by the coding sequence ATGACTGACCCACATACCGCTGACCACCCTGCCCTGCTCGAGACTCTCGGCCTTTCGCTCAGCGACGGCACCATGACCATTCTCGCCATTGCCCTCTTTGTCGGCACGTACGCGCTGATTCTGATGGAGAAGTACGTCCACCGCACGGTGGCCGCCCTCCTGGGGGCCTGCGCTGTGATGGTCGTGGGCCTGCTATCTCCGGAACAGGCCTGGGGCAGCATCGACTTCAACACCATCTTTTTGCTGTTCGGCATGATGAATATCGTCAATGTGCTGAGCCGCAGCGGCTTTTTCGATCTGGTGGCCCGGCACGCCATGGTCTTCACCCGGGGCGAGCCGGTGCGGGTCCTCTGGACCTTCAGCGTGCTCACGGCTGTGTTCAGTGCCTTTCTCGACAACGTGACCACGGTGCTGTTCATGGCTCCAGTGGTCGTGACCGTGGTCACCCGCCTGGGCCTGAAGCCCATTCCTTATCTCATTGCCGTCATTCTGGCCAGCAATACCGGCGGCACCGCCACGCTGGTCGGTGATCCGCCCAATATCATCATCGGCTCCGTCGCGGGGAAGGGCTTCGGGGATTTCCTGACCAATGTGGCCCCCTACGCAGTCGTAGCAACGGTGGTCGGAATCGCCCTGATGCACCTGCTCATGCGCTGGCGTGGACACCTGAATGCCGAGGGGTCGGCCCATCGACTCCAGCAGATTCTGAGCGACAACACGCCCGTCAAGACCAATCCCAAGCTGATGAAGCAGGCGCTGGGGGTCTTTGGCTTGACACTTGTGCTGTTCATGGTGGGCCATCCCATCGGCCTGGAAGCCGGTCTGGTTGCCCTGACCACCAGCACGTTCCTGCTGCTGATCGCCGACCTGTCGCCAGTGGAGCTGTTTGAACAGGTCGAGTGGGCCACCCTGCTGTTCTTCATGGGGCTCTTCATCGTGGTGGGCGCTCTGGAGCATGTTGGTGTCTTTGAGCAGGTCGCGACGGCCCTGACGAACACCATTGATGGCAACATTGGCCTGGGCATCCTGCTGGTGGGTTTTTCCAGCGCCATCATCAGTGGTTTTGTCGACAACATTCCGTTCACCATCAGTATGGCGAGCGTCTTGCGGGAACTGGAGGGAACCCTCGGCCCCGCCATGGACCCGTTGTGGTGGGCCCTCTCGCTTGGGGCCTGCCTGGGCGGCAACCTGACTCTGATTGGGGCGTCGGCCAACATCGTGGTATCCGATATCGCGGCGCGTGAAGGGCATCCCCTCAGCTTCGGGCGGTTCATGAAGTACGCCACGCCGATTGCGCTGGTCACCACAACCCTGGCTCTGGGCCTGTATTACCTGGTGTTCATGCTCACGGGAGCTGGTCAATGA
- the nhaA gene encoding Na+/H+ antiporter NhaA — protein sequence MSPPTSPQTPFARFVHSEAFAGLLLICTALLAFLWANSPWREAYATFQHLHFALTLGSATLDLSVQHWVNDGLMAVFFLLVGLEIKRELLIGELSSRRRASLAGAAAAGGMLLPGLMYALLNAGGPGAGGWGVPMATDIAFALGVLALLGSRIPIGLKVFLTALAIVDDLGAVLVIALFYTSNLDLAFLGLAALTWSAALYAGWRGARSLKVYGVLGALLWFFVLRSGLHATIAGVLLALAVPIRKPDPAGYLSSLTAAARPGRGEQVGARLRDLEDLLERAQSPLHRLEHALHPFVTFVVLPVFALVNAGVSVVAGGVGTVSFGIMLGLLLGKPLGVVGGAWLAVRFGVASLPRRVTWGHMIGAGLLAGIGFTMSLFVSNLAFEEGALLTQAKLGVLMASVLAAVLGLGWLWWISRQARPQAPSKA from the coding sequence ATGTCCCCCCCCACGTCGCCCCAAACGCCTTTTGCCCGGTTCGTTCACAGTGAGGCCTTTGCCGGCCTGCTGCTCATCTGCACCGCTCTGTTGGCCTTTCTCTGGGCCAACTCACCCTGGCGTGAGGCTTACGCCACCTTTCAACACCTGCACTTTGCCCTGACGCTTGGTAGTGCCACTTTGGATCTGTCTGTCCAGCACTGGGTCAACGACGGCTTGATGGCTGTGTTCTTCCTTCTTGTCGGTCTAGAAATCAAGCGTGAACTGTTGATCGGCGAACTGTCCTCTCGCCGGCGGGCCAGCCTCGCTGGCGCCGCCGCAGCAGGGGGGATGTTGCTGCCCGGCCTCATGTACGCGCTGCTCAACGCAGGTGGCCCCGGCGCGGGCGGTTGGGGCGTGCCCATGGCCACCGATATCGCCTTCGCCCTTGGCGTGCTGGCCCTCCTGGGGTCACGCATTCCCATCGGGCTCAAGGTGTTTCTGACGGCCCTGGCCATCGTGGACGACCTGGGCGCGGTCCTCGTGATTGCCCTGTTCTACACGTCGAATCTCGACCTGGCTTTCCTTGGTCTCGCGGCCCTGACCTGGAGCGCCGCCCTGTATGCCGGCTGGAGAGGTGCGCGCAGCCTGAAAGTGTACGGCGTGCTGGGGGCGCTGCTGTGGTTCTTCGTCCTTCGCTCTGGGCTGCACGCCACCATCGCGGGCGTCCTGCTCGCCCTGGCTGTGCCCATTCGTAAACCTGATCCGGCAGGCTATCTCTCATCGCTCACGGCCGCCGCCCGACCAGGGCGTGGGGAGCAGGTTGGCGCGCGGCTGCGGGATCTCGAGGACCTGCTGGAGCGCGCTCAGAGTCCACTGCACCGTCTGGAGCATGCCCTTCATCCTTTCGTGACCTTTGTGGTCTTGCCCGTGTTTGCGCTGGTCAATGCTGGGGTTTCGGTGGTTGCTGGGGGGGTAGGCACCGTGTCGTTTGGCATCATGCTGGGTCTGCTGCTGGGCAAGCCGCTCGGGGTGGTGGGGGGTGCATGGCTGGCCGTCCGGTTCGGCGTGGCCTCACTGCCGCGGCGCGTGACCTGGGGCCACATGATCGGGGCCGGCTTACTGGCGGGCATCGGCTTCACCATGAGCCTGTTCGTGTCGAATCTGGCGTTCGAAGAAGGCGCGCTACTGACTCAGGCCAAGTTGGGCGTACTGATGGCTTCGGTCCTGGCAGCGGTGCTTGGCCTGGGCTGGCTGTGGTGGATCAGCCGGCAAGCCCGCCCACAAGCGCCGTCCAAGGCTTAG
- a CDS encoding DUF1648 domain-containing protein yields the protein MHALIARFPNWILFLPFASSLALAAWALPHQPARVPVHWNAAGQPDRWGSPAEALFFLPGALLFGALIVLAAGQAQATSRPLLNTVVLGLGLMALGDVAAQAFGWDSFRVTMGSLGLLFMLMGPALAASEPSALNGPQLSRATLRRLGQAWLGLGLLVLLASLLAPAGGWITGTLLTGTLAMLVLVVLGARRDRLRRQGS from the coding sequence TTGCACGCCCTGATTGCTCGCTTTCCCAACTGGATCCTTTTTCTGCCTTTTGCTTCGAGTCTTGCGCTGGCCGCGTGGGCCCTCCCTCATCAACCTGCCCGTGTTCCTGTGCACTGGAACGCGGCGGGGCAGCCAGACCGCTGGGGCAGTCCAGCTGAAGCCCTGTTCTTTTTGCCGGGTGCTCTGCTCTTCGGGGCGCTGATCGTGCTTGCGGCGGGCCAGGCCCAGGCCACCAGTCGGCCCCTGCTGAACACGGTGGTGCTGGGTCTGGGGCTGATGGCCTTGGGGGACGTGGCCGCGCAGGCCTTCGGATGGGACAGCTTCAGGGTGACGATGGGCAGCCTCGGGCTGCTGTTCATGCTGATGGGGCCAGCCCTGGCCGCCTCGGAACCCTCTGCGCTCAATGGTCCACAGCTGAGCCGGGCCACTCTTCGCCGTCTGGGCCAGGCATGGTTGGGGCTCGGCCTCCTGGTGCTCCTCGCCAGCCTGCTGGCTCCCGCAGGGGGATGGATCACCGGTACGCTGCTGACCGGAACCCTTGCCATGCTCGTCCTGGTGGTGCTGGGTGCGCGGCGTGACCGTCTTCGGAGACAGGGCTCCTGA
- a CDS encoding tyrosine-type recombinase/integrase yields the protein MDAARLQTCATRFLAELQRSPQTIRAYRADLNHLQTWLATHEQVLDAQSLGQYLAAHPTWAAATRSRKHTTFERFAHWAMRHELLDRDPTLHLDRPRLPSPHPKGLRRSDIERIFAAIPGVQRRDALLFRLVYETGLRIGEALGLYLSDLDLTPGDEHLTVLGKGERKRTVLLDDPKLVGTLKRYLRNLPYTHGPLFQATRNSRGGPLRYQSVQERWQSYAQQAGVACTLHQLRHSHATELVNGGVSLATIRKRLGHQHIQTTLRYAEISDGIADDEVRRWRRQQRS from the coding sequence ATGGACGCGGCCCGTTTACAGACCTGTGCCACACGCTTCCTCGCTGAGCTTCAACGGAGCCCGCAGACGATCCGCGCGTACCGTGCAGATCTGAACCATCTTCAGACGTGGCTGGCCACCCATGAACAGGTCCTGGATGCCCAGAGTCTGGGTCAGTACCTCGCCGCTCACCCCACCTGGGCGGCCGCCACCCGCAGCCGGAAGCATACCACCTTCGAGCGGTTCGCTCACTGGGCCATGAGACATGAGCTGCTTGACCGTGATCCGACGCTGCATTTGGACCGTCCCCGCTTGCCATCTCCCCATCCCAAAGGCCTGCGACGTTCGGACATCGAGCGCATTTTTGCCGCTATTCCTGGAGTTCAGCGGCGCGACGCGCTGCTGTTTCGTCTGGTCTACGAGACAGGACTCCGCATCGGCGAAGCCCTGGGCCTGTACTTGAGCGATCTTGACTTGACCCCAGGAGACGAACACCTCACCGTGCTGGGGAAAGGGGAGCGCAAGCGTACCGTACTCCTGGACGACCCCAAGCTGGTGGGCACCTTGAAACGCTACCTGCGCAACCTGCCGTACACGCACGGTCCCCTGTTTCAGGCGACCCGCAATAGCCGGGGGGGCCCACTACGTTATCAGAGCGTGCAAGAACGCTGGCAGAGCTACGCCCAGCAGGCGGGGGTCGCCTGCACGTTGCATCAATTACGGCACAGCCACGCCACCGAGCTGGTCAATGGGGGCGTCAGCCTGGCGACCATCCGCAAGCGGCTGGGCCACCAGCACATTCAGACCACCCTGCGGTATGCCGAGATCAGTGATGGCATAGCAGACGACGAAGTGCGGCGCTGGCGGCGGCAGCAGCGGTCATAG
- a CDS encoding PH domain-containing protein has product MDAVVPLLILLLLPPLLYLVSRKAGVTYHWGTDALHVQAGFRKHLFPYASTTACLTSQPLGARMWGTAAPGTVTGRFIVNGSEVHALATTARPQQALLLIHGRDTFYVTPENPANFLDRFRSDLSSLP; this is encoded by the coding sequence ATGGATGCGGTCGTTCCCTTGCTGATTCTCCTTCTCCTGCCCCCGCTGCTCTACCTGGTCAGTCGGAAGGCAGGCGTCACCTATCATTGGGGGACGGACGCACTTCACGTTCAGGCAGGGTTTCGGAAACACCTCTTCCCCTATGCCTCGACCACTGCCTGCTTGACCTCGCAACCCCTGGGGGCACGAATGTGGGGGACAGCGGCGCCAGGTACCGTGACCGGCCGATTCATTGTGAATGGCAGTGAGGTGCATGCGTTGGCCACGACCGCTCGCCCACAGCAGGCCCTGTTGCTGATTCATGGTCGGGACACCTTCTATGTCACACCGGAAAATCCGGCGAACTTCCTAGACCGATTCCGGTCTGATTTGTCGAGTCTGCCTTAA
- a CDS encoding SH3 domain-containing protein — MTPNTWWATRHVVSFAALSVLFLLAAPAQAHRDGCHRWHSCPSDTGSYVCGDLGYTTECGGTAASAAAPRAASAPPVGESNVRYTTTGVNLRAGPSAQTLKLATLAKGARVSLLGCAANWCRVTWRGQTGYVAQAYLRR, encoded by the coding sequence ATGACCCCAAACACCTGGTGGGCCACGCGGCACGTGGTCAGTTTCGCGGCCCTGTCGGTGCTGTTCCTGCTCGCGGCGCCGGCGCAGGCGCACCGGGACGGCTGTCACCGCTGGCACTCCTGCCCCAGTGACACTGGCTCGTACGTGTGCGGGGATCTGGGATACACCACGGAGTGCGGGGGGACGGCCGCGTCCGCAGCAGCGCCGCGAGCGGCCTCCGCGCCGCCGGTGGGTGAATCCAATGTGCGGTACACGACCACAGGCGTGAATTTGCGCGCTGGGCCCAGCGCGCAGACGCTGAAGCTGGCCACGCTGGCGAAAGGGGCGCGGGTCAGCCTGCTGGGCTGCGCGGCCAATTGGTGCCGGGTGACGTGGCGGGGTCAGACTGGGTACGTGGCCCAAGCGTACCTGCGGCGGTAA
- a CDS encoding response regulator transcription factor, with amino-acid sequence MPTVLIVDDDPAILEVLRVYLRAEGHTVLEAQTGPDAWALLPRADLAVLDWMLPGMTGVQLARGARAAGLSLPILMLTGRGEEDDKLLGLDGGVDDYVVKPFSPREVTARIRALLRRAGVHHTLTLGDLTINLRARDVHLAGVRVELSKLEFDLLSTMAQHPGMAWSRERLLERVWGPDFPGTERVVDVHITALRRKLGDPPDAPRFLETVRGVGYRFRDEDAPRAIPG; translated from the coding sequence ATGCCCACCGTCCTGATTGTCGATGACGACCCCGCCATCCTGGAGGTCCTGCGCGTGTACCTCCGGGCGGAAGGGCACACGGTGCTCGAAGCGCAGACCGGCCCGGACGCCTGGGCCCTGCTGCCCCGCGCGGACCTCGCCGTGCTCGACTGGATGCTGCCCGGCATGACCGGCGTGCAGCTCGCCCGGGGCGCCCGCGCCGCCGGGCTGAGCCTGCCCATCCTGATGCTTACCGGCCGCGGGGAAGAGGACGACAAACTGCTGGGCCTGGACGGCGGCGTGGACGACTACGTGGTCAAACCGTTCAGCCCCCGCGAAGTCACCGCCCGCATCCGCGCCCTGCTGCGCCGCGCCGGCGTGCACCACACCCTCACGCTGGGCGACCTCACCATCAACCTGCGCGCCCGCGACGTCCACCTGGCCGGCGTGCGGGTCGAACTCTCGAAACTGGAGTTCGACCTGCTCAGCACCATGGCGCAGCACCCCGGCATGGCCTGGTCCCGCGAACGCCTGCTCGAACGCGTCTGGGGCCCGGACTTCCCGGGCACCGAACGCGTGGTGGACGTGCACATCACCGCCCTGCGCCGCAAACTCGGTGATCCCCCGGACGCCCCCCGCTTTCTGGAGACGGTGCGTGGCGTCGGGTACCGCTTCCGCGATGAGGACGCGCCCCGGGCCATACCGGGCTGA
- a CDS encoding prolipoprotein diacylglyceryl transferase, which translates to MDPVFVQIGNFTIAWYGVLITLGIVAGVWLGTKMARERGLNVDLFNDMILWMIVWGLVGARLVFVATSWHQFENIPFPRVLLDIVNLRQGGISIHGGLIGGILVMLYYARRKGMDFYRYADLCVPGVAFGIIGGRIGNIMNGTDTVGRVTGWPVGFRWPDSARAFHDGMCIKNANPDMDLSQYCQRIGDQLVMTAPVHFTQLYGVIIGIILSVAAFFWLRSRIPGWAFWQFWLWYSILRAGWEETFRLNPLSPRAYLNQGLDAPGIGFFTDTHLISIPLILVSIWMLLRLRRRTAAVPV; encoded by the coding sequence ATGGATCCGGTGTTTGTGCAGATTGGCAATTTCACGATTGCCTGGTACGGCGTGCTGATCACGCTGGGGATTGTCGCGGGCGTGTGGCTGGGCACAAAGATGGCGCGGGAGCGTGGCCTGAACGTGGACCTGTTCAACGACATGATTCTGTGGATGATCGTCTGGGGCCTGGTGGGCGCCCGGCTGGTGTTTGTGGCCACCTCCTGGCACCAGTTCGAGAACATTCCCTTCCCCCGCGTGCTGCTGGACATCGTCAACCTGCGCCAGGGCGGCATTTCCATCCACGGCGGCCTGATTGGCGGCATTCTCGTCATGCTGTACTACGCGCGCCGCAAGGGCATGGACTTCTACCGCTACGCCGACCTGTGCGTCCCGGGCGTGGCCTTCGGCATCATCGGTGGGCGCATCGGCAACATCATGAACGGCACCGACACGGTGGGCCGCGTGACCGGTTGGCCCGTGGGCTTCCGCTGGCCGGACAGCGCCCGCGCCTTCCACGACGGCATGTGCATCAAGAATGCCAACCCTGACATGGACCTGTCGCAGTACTGCCAGCGCATTGGCGATCAGCTCGTCATGACCGCGCCGGTGCACTTCACCCAGCTGTACGGCGTGATTATCGGCATCATCCTGTCGGTCGCCGCCTTTTTCTGGCTGCGGTCGCGCATTCCCGGCTGGGCCTTCTGGCAGTTCTGGCTGTGGTACTCGATTCTGCGCGCCGGCTGGGAAGAAACCTTCCGCCTCAACCCCCTGTCGCCCAGGGCCTACCTGAACCAGGGCCTGGACGCCCCCGGCATCGGCTTCTTTACCGACACGCACCTGATCAGCATTCCCCTGATTCTGGTCAGCATCTGGATGCTGCTGCGGTTGAGAAGAAGGACAGCGGCCGTGCCGGTGTAG
- a CDS encoding WD40/YVTN/BNR-like repeat-containing protein, protein MRRMVGWGVGAALVLALVGCGRAPQAQTLSGDFHALQVLGSGTVLYGEHAGVRRSVDGGRTWAAPDGAGDAMALARARDVTVLAGHEVLKVSRDDGQTWTDQGFGNLPGRDLHGFAVDPGRPEVWYANVMGRGLFRTADGKDWTHLSDATAGASVLAAGPQPALYALDAQGLLVSPDGVTWTRRPAAPRGVHLDVHPDSGVLFLAGPDGAFRSTNQGRTWTSLALPEGARLIAVSPQNGDQLIAVGLSGAVYRSANGGGRWQ, encoded by the coding sequence ATGAGACGGATGGTCGGCTGGGGGGTGGGGGCGGCGCTGGTGCTGGCGCTCGTGGGGTGTGGGCGGGCGCCGCAGGCGCAGACCTTGAGTGGGGACTTTCACGCGCTGCAGGTGCTGGGCAGCGGTACGGTGCTGTACGGGGAGCATGCGGGCGTGCGCCGCAGCGTGGACGGGGGGCGGACGTGGGCCGCGCCGGACGGGGCAGGCGACGCCATGGCGCTCGCCCGGGCCCGGGATGTCACGGTCCTGGCGGGGCATGAGGTCCTGAAGGTCAGCCGGGATGACGGCCAGACCTGGACGGATCAGGGGTTCGGGAACCTGCCGGGCCGGGACCTGCACGGGTTCGCGGTGGACCCGGGCCGGCCGGAGGTGTGGTACGCGAACGTGATGGGGCGGGGGCTGTTCCGCACGGCGGACGGAAAGGACTGGACGCATCTGTCGGACGCGACCGCTGGTGCGTCGGTGCTCGCGGCAGGCCCGCAGCCCGCGCTGTACGCGCTGGACGCCCAGGGTCTGCTGGTGTCGCCGGACGGCGTGACCTGGACCCGGCGCCCGGCCGCGCCGCGCGGCGTGCATCTGGATGTGCACCCGGACAGTGGGGTGCTGTTCCTGGCGGGGCCGGACGGCGCGTTCCGGTCCACCAATCAGGGGCGGACGTGGACGTCCCTCGCGTTGCCGGAAGGCGCGCGGCTCATCGCGGTGTCGCCTCAGAATGGGGATCAGTTGATCGCGGTGGGGCTCAGTGGCGCGGTGTACCGCTCGGCGAATGGTGGAGGCCGGTGGCAGTAA